From the Lolium rigidum isolate FL_2022 chromosome 2, APGP_CSIRO_Lrig_0.1, whole genome shotgun sequence genome, one window contains:
- the LOC124690687 gene encoding glutathione S-transferase T2-like, whose protein sequence is MDNSQTDDIGFLDMLNGGSGEMNWSGTQYSSPISEQEKMPTPDVSVVSASAFAKSKQKKAKAPSTKGKNWSSDEDKVLIAAWGNTSLDAVTGTDQNSSCYWNRILDYYNLHKDPSWPERNYNAVNCRFTVISAATSKFCGCLQQILNLNESGRTLNQKQTDAELLYMSLDPEKKPFKLMHCYVEFEKYPKWATRTVPQKKQKKTSDASPGSTSNDEDFVVCTDALENEKRPRGTKYAKEQRDKASDGSAVKLSLETVWAQKLEKDDIKEAAKSARYALAFELQKKQIELKEREDARQEREDARQEREDARKQFELEEKIMLTDTSGMNAAQQQFYKGKQDEIIARRHHYFQRQFFHPQCMQSILPNIPGNPLSSPTSSNLAISSSFGDLRYSSPKISQILITNFLQASRLVASADRMYSSAPSAAIP, encoded by the exons ATGGATAACTCACAGACGGATGACATTGGGTTTTTAGACATGTTGAATGGGGGATCAGGTGAAATGAATTGGAGTGGCACACAATATTCTAGCCCAAtcagtgaacaagagaagatgccaACTCCGGATGTTTCTGTTGTTTCTGCATCTGCATTTGCaaaatcaaaacaaaagaaagcaaaaGCACCGTCGACAAAAGGGAAAAATTGGTCTAGCGATGAAGACAAGGTGTTGATAGCGGCATGGGGAAACACTAGTTTGGATGCGGTGACCGGGACAGATCAAAACTCAAGTTGTTATTGGAATAGGATTTTAGATTACTACAACTTGCATAAGGACCCGTCATGGCCCGAGCGTAATTATAATGCAGTCAATTGCCGTTTCACTGTTATTTCAGCGGCCACAAGCAAGTTTTGTGGATGTCTTCAGCAGATATTAAACCTGAATGAAAGCGGAAGGACTCTCAACCAGAAG CAAACAGATGCTGAACTCCTGTACATGTCTTTGGATCCTGAAAAGAAGCCATTCAAACTAATGCATTGCTATGTAGAGTTTGAGAAGTACCCAAAGTGGGCGACACGTACGGTTCctcagaaaaaacaaaagaaaacctcCGATGCAAGTCCAGGTTCAACCTCCAATGATGAAGATTTTGTGGTATGCACAGATGCTTTAGAAAACGAGAAAAGACCTCGTGGTACCAAGTATGCGAAAGAACAAAGAGATAAAGCCTCCGATGGTAGTGCTGTCAAGTTGTCATTGGAAACCGTATGGGCACAGAAGTTAGAGAAAGATGATATCAAAGAGGCGGCAAAGAGTGCTCGCTATGCACTAGCATTTGAGTTGCAAAAAAAGCAGATTGAATTGAAAGAGAGGGAGGATGCAAGGCAAGAGAGGGAGGATGCACGGCAAGAGAGGGAGGATGCACGAAAACAGTTTGAATTGGAAGAGAAAATCATGCTCACGGACACTAGTGGTATGAATGCTGCACAACAGCAATTCTACAAAGGCAAGCAGGATGAGATCATCGCTCGCCGACACCACTATTTCCAACGGCAATTTTTCCatccccagtgcatgcaatctatactCCCTAACATACCAGGAAATCCTCTTTCCTCCCCTACTTCaagtaatcttgcaatatcatctTCATTTGGAGACCTCAGGTATTCGTCCCCAAAGATTTCACAAATTTTGATCACAAACTTCTTGCAAGCCTCTAGATTAGTAGCTTCTGCCGACCGGATGTACTCATCGGCACCATCAGCTGCTATTCCATAA